The following proteins are co-located in the Anser cygnoides isolate HZ-2024a breed goose chromosome 2, Taihu_goose_T2T_genome, whole genome shotgun sequence genome:
- the SKIDA1 gene encoding SKI/DACH domain-containing protein 1: MGDLKSGFEEVDGVRLGYLIIKGKQMFALSQVFTDLLKNIPRTTVHKRMDHLKVKKHHCDLEELRKLKAINSIAFHAAKCTLISREDVEALYTSCKTERVLKTKRRKIGRALASSDLRPEPAAADPFCGFWKENKLWLGLSDPPRPLLPLRRKALRPGAAASLPASHLPHIFSKYTGHSHPDLARAPRKPPAHYETAPAAGGCAPLRARPPPSAAAAAASSAARPRLPAAGPPPLPARCRRRRRRHRHGAAAAAVAAAVAAAAAAAGVLGPPGGARRPLAAPRPCRPRGAPRLPLPLPPGFGPPPPGPPVPPPPAAAGFAESGSSDSESSCCSGRAAHDSDCGSSLSSSSEGSSEEEDEEEEEEDEEGSGGSESSEGSSEEEEEEEEEEEEEEEEEEEEEEEEEDSTSDSDSSSVSSQVSVQSIRFRRTSFCNPPGVVHANFLYHLAAAAPRPPAPAPAPAPAPAPAPAPAEPGGPPALRAAPGGAEPEPPEEWGRPGWAPAGPALLCCSGGLGSCFAEIRADRVSELTFPHSEFSNNAKSTDLTINCVAKGASSPSPKTNNAFPQQRILREARKCLQATTTHCADNNTIAARFLNNDSSSAAANSEKDSKIPHCIEFATDLPSLQTDPEEDAASPGAAAAELQCTDTGNKALPFLHSIKIKIEDSSANDEYEPDLTTHKLKCECNDTKDEFYGVTESNNQDALLTAKEDSACTEKETTSLNPLTQSQVLSCTLGTPKPEDGEYKFGARVRKNYRTLVLGKRPVLQTPPVKPNLKSARSPRPTGKIETHEGTLDDFTVNNRRKRVASNVASAVKRPFNFMANFPCPPSLIIGNDGDLLPAYSLNTTKDSQPPHKAHPVWKWQLGGSAIPLPPSHKFRKFN, from the coding sequence ATGGGAGACCTGAAGTCGGGTTTTGAAGAGGTGGATGGCGTGAGGCTCGGCTACCTCATCattaaaggaaagcaaatgtttgCACTCTCCCAGGTTTTTACAGACCTGCTCAAAAACATCCCGAGAACTACCGTGCACAAGCGAATGGATCATTTAAAAGTCAAAAAGCATCACTGCGACCTGGAGGAGTTGAGGAAACTCAAAGCCATCAACTCCATCGCCTTCCACGCCGCCAAATGCACCCTGATCTCCAGAGAGGACGTGGAAGCCCTGTACACATCCTGCAAAACCGAGCGGGTCCTCAAGACGAAACGGAGGAAAATCGGCCGGGCTCTGGCCTCCAGCGACCTCCGGCCGGAGCCCGCTGCCGCCGACCCCTTCTGCGGCTTCTGGAAGGAGAACAAACTTTGGCTGGGGCTCAgcgaccccccccggcccctgctgCCGCTCCGGAGGAAAGCCCTgcggccgggggccgccgcctCGCTGCCGGCCTCTCACCTACCTCACATTTTTAGTAAATACACTGGCCACAGCCACCCAGACCTCGCCCGGGCGCCTCGCAAACCCCCCGCTCACTATGAAACGgcgccggcggcgggcggctgcGCGCCCCTCCGCgcccgcccccctccctccgccgccgccgccgccgcctcctccgcgGCTCGGCCGCGGCTCCCGGCCGCCGGGCCCCCGCCCCtgcccgcccgctgccgccgccgccgccgccgccaccgccacggggcggccgccgccgccgtcgccgccgccgtcgccgccgccgccgccgccgcgggcgTGCTGGGCCCCCCCGGAGGCGCCCGGCGGCCCCTGGCGGCGCCGCGGCCCTGccggccccgcggagccccgcggctgccgctgccgctgccgcccgGCTTcgggcccccgccgccggggccgccggtgccgccgccTCCGGCCGCCGCCGGCTTCGCCGAGAGCGGCAGCAGCGACTCGGAGtccagctgctgctccggcCGCGCCGCCCACGACTCGGACTGCGGCTCCAGCCTGTCGAGCTCGAGCGAGGGCAgctcggaggaggaggacgaggaggaggaggaggaggacgaggagggcAGCGGCGGCTCGGAGTCCAGCGAGGGCAgctcggaggaggaggaggaggaggaggaggaagaggaggaggaggaggaggaggaagaggaggaggaggaggaggaggaggacagcacCTCGGACTCCGACTCCAGCTCGGTCTCCAGCCAGGTCTCGGTGCAGAGCATCCGCTTCAGGCGCACCAGCTTCTGCAACCCGCCCGGCGTGGTCCACGCCAACTTCTTGTACCAtctggccgccgccgccccccggcccccggccccggccccggccccggccccggccccggccccggccccggccccggcggagCCCGGCGGGCCGCCCGCCCTCCGCGCCGCTCCCGGCGGAGCCGAGCCCGAGCCGCCGGAGGAGTGGGGCCGCCCCGGCTGGGCTCCCGCCGGCCCGgcgctgctgtgctgctccggcggcctggggagctgcttcGCGGAGATAAGAGCTGATAGGGTATCTGAGCTCACATTCCCACACTCTGAATTTTCCAATAATGCCAAGAGTACTGACCTAACAATTAACTGTGTTGCAAAGGGGGCCTCTTCACCTAGCCCAAAGACAAACAATGCATTTCCACAACAAAGAATACTCAGAGAGGCAAGGAAATGCCTTCAAGCAACTACTACACACTGTGCAGATAACAATACAATAGCTGCTAGGTTCTTAAATAATGATTCTTCATCAGCGGCTGCAAATTCAGAGAAAGATTCCAAAATCCCTCATTGTATTGAATTTGCCACGGATTTGCCCTCTTTACAAACTGATCCTGAGGAGGATGCTGCTTctccaggggcagcagcagctgagctccagTGCACTGATACAGGCAATAAGGCATTGCCATTCCTGCACagcattaaaatcaaaatagagGACAGCAGTGCGAACGACGAGTATGAGCCTGACCTTACAACACATAAGCTAAAGTGTGAGTGCAATGATACTAAGGATGAGTTTTACGGTGTGACTGAGAGTAATAACCAGGACGCTTTATTAACAGCCAAGGAAGATTCTGCATGCACTGAGAAAGAAACCACTTCCTTAAACCCGCTGACTCAGAGTCAGGTCCTCTCATGCACTTTAGGTACTCCAAAACCTGAGGATGGGGAGTATAAATTTGGAGCGAGGGTGAGAAAAAATTACAGGACACTGGTTTTGGGAAAGCGACCTGTACTGCAGACTCCTCCAGTCAAACCAAATTTGAAATCAGCTCGAAGCCCACGTCCTACAGGTAAAATTGAGACACATGAAGGAACACTGGATGATTTTACAGTTAACAATAGACGCAAAAGGGTAGCCAGCAATGTAGCatcagcagtgaaaaggccatTTAATTTCATGGCAAATTTTCCCTGTCCACCATCACTAATTATTGGCAATGATGGGGATTTGTTGCCAGCTTATTCCTTAAACACCACTAAGGATTCCCAACCACCTCACAAGGCCCATCCTGTATGGAAATGGCAGCTGGGCGGTTCTGCAATACCTCTTCCACCTAGCCACAAATTCAGgaaatttaattaa